The proteins below are encoded in one region of Homo sapiens chromosome 8, GRCh38.p14 Primary Assembly:
- the ST18 gene encoding suppression of tumorigenicity 18 protein isoform g (isoform g is encoded by transcript variant 55), with product MEPFCREKGRMFLTECDLRGILEKIIKFLNGAAWRNPKRNSIRAFWNTSRKR from the exons ATGGAACCTTTTTGTAGGGAGAAGGGCAGGATGTTTTTAACTGAATGTGACCTCAGGGGAATACTAGAg aaaataataaaatttctgaaTGGGGCAGCGTGGAGAAATCCTAAGAGAAATAGCATAAGAGCATTTTGGAACACATCCAGGAAAAGATAA
- the ST18 gene encoding suppression of tumorigenicity 18 protein isoform h (isoform h is encoded by transcript variant 59): MKREAGIIPRKNQCLAELWKKIIKFLNGAAWRNPKRNSIRAFWNTSRKR; encoded by the exons ATGAAGAGAGAAGCTGGCATCATCCCACGCAAAAACCAGTGCCTGGCAGAGTTGTGGAAG aaaataataaaatttctgaaTGGGGCAGCGTGGAGAAATCCTAAGAGAAATAGCATAAGAGCATTTTGGAACACATCCAGGAAAAGATAA